The following coding sequences lie in one Thermomicrobium sp. 4228-Ro genomic window:
- a CDS encoding 2-deoxy-5-keto-D-gluconate 6-phosphate aldolase domain-containing protein, with translation MGGVVMGVGYDRPLYILAFDHRSSFEEMASKARVPESERDEKIRQAKQVIFAGFELAVERGAPRDAAGILVDEQYGADVARVARQRGYILAMPVEKSGQKVFDFEYGDQFGDHILAFDPTFSKALVRYNPEDPADTKQIQLERLKRLHDWLRERDRKFLLELLVPATKAQLERVGGDSERYDRDVRPDLTLQAIDEFYAAGVVPDVWKIEGLDRREDCERMAAKVRSGGRDHVSCVVLGRGADPARVDHWLRMGAGVPGYIGFAIGRTLWWEGVQGFLNGTLSRDEAADKIAANYLRAIDLFVEASRAAVA, from the coding sequence ATGGGAGGTGTCGTGATGGGCGTTGGCTACGATCGACCGCTGTACATCCTCGCGTTCGACCATCGGAGCTCGTTCGAGGAGATGGCCAGCAAGGCCCGTGTGCCGGAAAGCGAGCGGGACGAGAAAATCCGGCAGGCGAAGCAGGTGATCTTCGCTGGCTTCGAGCTCGCGGTCGAGCGAGGTGCACCACGCGACGCAGCCGGTATTCTCGTGGACGAGCAATACGGGGCGGACGTCGCGCGGGTGGCTCGACAACGCGGGTATATCCTCGCGATGCCGGTCGAGAAGAGTGGCCAGAAGGTCTTCGACTTCGAGTACGGTGACCAGTTCGGCGACCACATCCTGGCGTTCGATCCCACCTTCTCCAAGGCACTCGTGCGCTACAACCCCGAAGATCCTGCCGATACCAAGCAGATCCAGCTCGAGCGTCTCAAGCGACTGCACGATTGGCTGCGTGAGCGGGATCGGAAGTTCCTCCTCGAGTTGCTCGTGCCAGCCACCAAGGCACAGCTCGAGCGGGTCGGAGGCGATAGTGAGCGCTACGACCGTGACGTGCGGCCGGACCTGACACTCCAAGCGATCGACGAATTCTATGCTGCCGGCGTGGTACCGGACGTTTGGAAGATCGAGGGCTTGGATCGTCGCGAGGACTGCGAGCGTATGGCCGCCAAGGTGCGCAGTGGTGGTCGTGACCACGTCAGCTGCGTTGTTTTGGGACGGGGAGCCGATCCTGCTCGCGTCGATCACTGGCTCCGCATGGGCGCGGGAGTCCCGGGCTATATTGGTTTCGCAATCGGTCGCACGCTCTGGTGGGAGGGTGTACAGGGCTTCTTGAACGGAACGCTCTCCCGAGACGAGGCTGCTGACAAGATCGCAGCCAACTATTTGCGAGCGATCGACCTGTTCGTGGAGGCCTCCCGCGCAGCTGTGGCCTGA
- a CDS encoding Fur family transcriptional regulator: protein MDRVKGRARLAVTEFLSPERRAELASRLRRAGLRVTNPRLLILDTLERSGGHRSVDELLHHLETRGIHLPRATVYNVLHSLVAAGLVMVADVGPGRMLLETLRQWHHHFVCRECGAVIDVPCVVGSKPCLEPDLPGAEVDEAQVIWRGRCPRCVAASRAEGDADARSAVGSSWSTD from the coding sequence TTGGACCGTGTCAAGGGAAGGGCACGGCTCGCAGTGACCGAATTCCTCTCGCCCGAACGACGCGCCGAACTGGCGTCTCGCCTGCGCCGGGCAGGGTTGCGGGTGACCAATCCGCGTCTCCTCATCCTGGACACGCTGGAGCGAAGCGGTGGGCACCGATCCGTCGATGAGCTGCTGCACCACCTGGAAACTCGCGGCATTCACCTCCCTCGGGCGACGGTTTACAACGTGCTCCACTCGCTCGTGGCCGCTGGACTGGTCATGGTCGCCGACGTTGGGCCGGGACGGATGCTGCTGGAGACGCTCCGGCAGTGGCATCACCACTTCGTCTGTCGCGAGTGTGGTGCAGTGATCGATGTGCCCTGTGTCGTCGGAAGCAAGCCCTGCCTCGAGCCCGACCTTCCAGGGGCCGAGGTGGATGAAGCGCAAGTGATCTGGCGTGGCCGCTGTCCCCGGTGTGTCGCCGCATCGCGAGCCGAAGGAGACGCCGATGCACGGTCAGCTGTCGGCTCCTCGTGGTCCACCGACTGA
- a CDS encoding manganese catalase family protein — translation MYLRIDRLQIELPQPKEPDPNAAAAVQELLGGRFGEMSTLMNYTYQSFNFRGRDKLRPYYDLIANIATEELGHIELVAATVNLMLTGTTKPAAPDAAPLAPAVNLRNTHHFIATAQTAFVGNSMGAFWHGDYVFSSGNLILDLLHNFFLECGARLHKIRVYEMTTNPVAREMIGYLLVRGGVHATAYAKALETLTGVQVTKLLPIPNIENSKFPEARKYEEMGVHRRLYRFSPEDYKEIAKIWRGPSPAGDGDLEVVDGPPAGGPVPDLPEVPEEFAPGLAPEEIAELAKKLAAS, via the coding sequence ATGTATCTTCGAATCGATCGTCTGCAAATCGAGTTGCCGCAGCCGAAGGAGCCTGACCCGAATGCTGCCGCCGCTGTTCAGGAGCTGCTCGGCGGACGCTTCGGTGAGATGTCGACCTTGATGAACTACACATACCAGTCGTTCAACTTCCGCGGTCGCGACAAGCTTCGTCCGTACTACGACCTCATCGCGAACATCGCGACCGAGGAGCTCGGCCATATCGAGTTGGTCGCCGCTACGGTCAACTTGATGCTGACCGGCACGACGAAGCCAGCAGCACCCGATGCCGCACCGCTCGCCCCTGCCGTCAACTTGCGCAATACGCATCACTTTATCGCAACCGCGCAGACGGCGTTCGTCGGAAACTCGATGGGTGCGTTCTGGCATGGCGACTACGTCTTCTCCAGCGGCAACCTGATCCTGGATCTTCTCCACAACTTCTTCTTGGAGTGTGGCGCGCGACTACATAAGATTCGTGTCTACGAGATGACGACGAACCCGGTCGCACGCGAGATGATCGGGTATCTCTTGGTCCGTGGCGGCGTCCATGCGACGGCCTACGCGAAGGCGCTCGAGACGCTCACCGGCGTGCAGGTAACCAAGTTGTTGCCGATTCCCAATATCGAGAACAGCAAGTTCCCCGAGGCGCGCAAGTACGAGGAAATGGGCGTCCATCGGCGGCTCTACCGGTTCAGTCCGGAGGACTACAAGGAAATCGCGAAGATCTGGCGCGGACCGTCTCCGGCTGGCGATGGAGACCTCGAGGTCGTCGACGGTCCACCAGCTGGTGGGCCAGTGCCGGATCTCCCGGAGGTGCCGGAGGAGTTCGCTCCAGGGCTGGCGCCCGAGGAAATCGCCGAGCTCGCCAAGAAGCTCGCTGCGAGCTGA
- the aspS gene encoding aspartate--tRNA ligase → MSARAGLRRHTTCGELRREHVGRTVTLKGWVHRRRDHGGLIFLDLRDRYGITQVVANPAHSPDAHATAERVRAEYVLAVTGQVVARPEGTVNPALPTGEIEVVADRIEILNPSKTPPFPIAEETDVDESLRLEYRYLDLRRARLQRNLLLRHRVVRFVRQYLEERDFVEIETPMLIKSTPEGARDYVVPSRIFPGHFYALPQSPQQLKQLLMVAGFDRYYQIARCMRDEDLRADRQPEFTQIDLEMSFVDVEDVIDLVEGLYTEMFEQFASKPLKEKPFPRLTYAEAMLRYGSDKPDLRFGLEIQDVSDVFTATEFGVFKNALAAGGVIRGFAVPGFADATRSQLDQLTELARSFGAKGLVWLALQQDEGRLTARSPVAKFLSEHELATLAERFRANPGDLLLLVADAESVAANVLGRLRNQVARDRKLIDESVHAFCWVIDPPLFEWNEDEQRWEAMHHPFTSPRDEDIPLLDSDPSRVRAKAYDLVADGYELGTGSIRIHQREVQNKIFSIMGYDDAEIERRFGHLLRAFEYGAPPHGGMAPGLDRTVMILAGESSLREVIAFPKNQRAQDLMLGAPSPIDERQLRELHLCIVDTEESSTTGA, encoded by the coding sequence ATCTCAGCACGAGCAGGACTCCGTCGGCATACCACCTGCGGGGAACTGCGTCGCGAGCACGTCGGTCGTACTGTCACCTTGAAGGGATGGGTGCATCGTCGTCGGGATCATGGTGGACTGATCTTCCTCGATTTGCGTGATCGGTACGGCATCACCCAGGTAGTCGCCAATCCGGCGCACTCACCAGATGCGCACGCAACGGCCGAGCGGGTGCGCGCAGAGTACGTGCTGGCTGTCACCGGCCAGGTCGTCGCCCGACCGGAAGGTACGGTGAACCCTGCCTTACCGACTGGCGAAATCGAAGTCGTCGCTGACCGCATCGAGATTCTGAATCCTTCGAAAACACCACCCTTCCCGATCGCCGAAGAGACCGACGTGGATGAGTCGCTCCGTCTGGAGTACCGCTATCTCGACCTTCGCCGTGCACGCCTGCAACGGAACTTGCTCCTCCGCCATCGTGTCGTTCGCTTCGTACGGCAGTATCTGGAGGAGCGTGACTTCGTCGAGATCGAGACGCCGATGCTTATCAAGAGTACTCCCGAAGGAGCACGTGACTACGTCGTACCGAGCCGAATCTTCCCAGGCCACTTCTATGCGCTGCCCCAATCGCCGCAGCAACTCAAGCAGCTCCTCATGGTCGCGGGCTTCGATCGCTACTACCAAATCGCTCGTTGCATGCGCGACGAGGACTTGCGAGCCGACCGCCAACCGGAATTCACGCAGATCGACCTCGAGATGTCCTTCGTCGATGTCGAGGATGTGATCGACCTGGTCGAGGGTTTGTACACAGAGATGTTCGAGCAGTTCGCTTCGAAACCGTTGAAGGAAAAGCCTTTTCCACGACTGACCTACGCTGAAGCGATGCTCCGCTACGGGAGCGACAAGCCGGATCTGCGTTTCGGCCTCGAGATCCAGGACGTTTCCGATGTCTTCACGGCGACTGAATTCGGTGTGTTCAAGAATGCTCTCGCTGCGGGCGGTGTGATCCGTGGCTTCGCCGTGCCGGGGTTCGCCGACGCAACGCGTTCACAGCTCGATCAGCTGACCGAACTGGCACGCTCGTTCGGTGCCAAAGGCCTGGTGTGGCTGGCACTCCAGCAAGATGAAGGACGCCTCACCGCGCGCTCGCCAGTCGCGAAATTCCTGAGCGAACACGAACTCGCGACGCTCGCGGAGCGGTTCCGGGCCAATCCTGGTGACTTACTCTTGCTCGTCGCCGATGCCGAGTCAGTCGCCGCGAACGTTCTCGGTCGGCTACGAAATCAGGTCGCCCGTGACCGGAAACTCATCGACGAGTCGGTCCATGCCTTCTGCTGGGTGATCGATCCACCCCTCTTCGAATGGAACGAAGACGAACAGCGCTGGGAAGCGATGCATCATCCGTTCACAAGTCCACGGGACGAGGACATTCCGCTCCTGGACAGCGACCCGAGCCGGGTACGCGCCAAAGCATACGATCTCGTGGCCGACGGTTACGAACTCGGTACCGGGAGTATCCGGATCCACCAGCGTGAGGTCCAGAACAAGATCTTCTCCATCATGGGCTACGACGACGCGGAGATCGAGCGCCGCTTCGGCCATCTTCTGCGGGCGTTCGAGTACGGCGCACCGCCGCACGGCGGAATGGCCCCTGGTCTCGACCGCACGGTGATGATCCTGGCTGGTGAGTCGTCGCTGCGTGAAGTGATCGCCTTCCCGAAGAACCAGCGTGCTCAGGACCTTATGCTCGGCGCGCCGTCACCGATCGACGAGCGGCAGCTTCGCGAGCTCCATCTCTGCATCGTCGACACCGAAGAATCGTCAACGACCGGCGCATGA
- a CDS encoding MazG family protein, whose translation MAETAQLAIIGLGPGAPEYLTRAALALLRERPVLLRTRQHPVVHSFPEATQWESCDDLYESAATFEQAYDAIVARVLQRAKETPLVYAVPGHPLVGEATVRRLLVDAPSHGISYTVIPGLSFIDAALPLLGIDALASNLQIVDALELVSCAEAAPFAAGYWPLSPLRPALLGQVYDRYIASHVKLVLQRLYPAETPIRLIRAAGSSHAHALHAMLYELDHYDFDATTTVFIPALDPLDAPVTEALQRVVARLRAPNGCPWDREQTHRTLVSHLLEETYETIEAIEAEDDDALREELGDVLLQVLMHAQIAEERGAFVYEEIVGTVIEKLVRRHPHVFGQERAESASSVLARWEAIKAAERAEQGRRERLVPASLPALARTQKLLERLHRIQPERLAELQRALALVDSDPARVLGARIVSLVIEAVRSGVDSEAAVRSWSFALEREVIDQLQDS comes from the coding sequence ATGGCGGAGACTGCGCAGCTAGCCATTATCGGCTTGGGCCCGGGAGCTCCGGAGTACCTGACCCGTGCTGCTCTCGCGTTGCTCCGTGAGCGACCGGTTTTGCTCCGGACACGCCAGCATCCGGTCGTTCACTCGTTCCCGGAAGCGACACAGTGGGAATCGTGTGACGACCTCTACGAGTCAGCGGCCACGTTCGAGCAGGCCTATGACGCGATCGTGGCGCGTGTCCTGCAGCGCGCGAAAGAGACGCCGCTCGTCTACGCTGTTCCCGGCCATCCACTGGTCGGTGAAGCGACCGTGCGGCGCCTTCTGGTCGATGCGCCGTCGCATGGAATCAGCTACACGGTCATTCCGGGTTTGAGCTTCATCGATGCGGCACTCCCCCTGCTCGGCATCGACGCGCTGGCGAGCAATCTGCAGATCGTGGATGCGCTCGAACTCGTCAGTTGTGCTGAAGCTGCGCCGTTCGCTGCCGGCTACTGGCCCTTGTCTCCTCTCCGGCCTGCCCTCCTCGGTCAGGTGTATGACCGCTACATCGCATCGCACGTCAAGCTGGTTTTGCAACGGCTGTATCCCGCGGAGACGCCGATCCGGTTGATCCGAGCTGCGGGAAGTTCCCATGCACACGCGCTGCATGCGATGCTCTACGAGCTGGATCACTACGACTTCGACGCAACGACGACCGTGTTCATCCCGGCGCTCGACCCCTTGGATGCACCGGTGACCGAGGCGTTGCAGCGAGTGGTCGCACGCTTGCGAGCGCCGAATGGCTGTCCGTGGGATCGGGAGCAGACGCATCGGACACTTGTCTCGCATCTCCTGGAGGAAACGTACGAAACCATCGAGGCGATCGAGGCGGAGGACGACGACGCCTTGCGCGAGGAATTGGGCGATGTGCTCCTCCAGGTTCTGATGCACGCACAAATCGCCGAAGAGCGTGGTGCCTTCGTCTACGAGGAAATCGTGGGTACCGTTATCGAGAAACTCGTGCGTCGTCATCCCCATGTGTTCGGTCAGGAACGTGCTGAATCGGCAAGTTCAGTTCTGGCTCGCTGGGAAGCGATCAAGGCAGCGGAGCGTGCCGAGCAGGGGCGGCGGGAGCGTCTGGTACCGGCTTCACTCCCTGCACTGGCACGAACACAAAAATTGCTCGAGCGATTACATCGTATCCAACCAGAGCGACTCGCGGAACTGCAACGGGCACTCGCCCTGGTGGACTCCGATCCGGCTCGTGTGCTCGGCGCTCGTATCGTCTCGCTCGTCATCGAGGCGGTCCGATCCGGTGTTGACAGCGAAGCAGCCGTGCGATCCTGGAGCTTCGCCCTTGAACGCGAGGTCATCGACCAGTTGCAGGATTCCTGA
- the lepA gene encoding translation elongation factor 4, with protein sequence MVDQTRIRNFSIIAHVDHGKSTLADRLLEVTQTISDREMVEQVLDSMDLEREKGITIKARAVRMQYRARDGELYILNLIDTPGHVDFSAEVSRSLAACEGALLVVDATQGIEAQTLAHGMLAIDLGLTIIGVVNKIDLPNAMPEQVAQDLMEQFGLLPEEVIFASAKEGIGIEDILEAIVQRVPPPSGSPEAPLRALIFDSHYDPYKGVVAYVRVVDGTLRVGDPIRMMASQTVGEVLELGQFRPLMTPVEELTAGEVGYVATGLKVVRDCQVGDTLTHAQRPAAVPLPGYRPVKPMVFASFYPVNSDDYQELRDALEKLRLNDAALVFEPESSEALGFGFRCGFLGLLHMEIIQERLEREYQLELLATAPSVQYEVVKRDGSTVLIDSPAEMPPAGEIEEIREPWARATILTPTRYIGNLMDLVTSRRGQLIEMEYFGEDRVRLTVEVPLAELIVDFYDQLKSRSQGYASLDYQLIGYRPGDLVRLDILVHGRRVDALSLICHRDQAYARGRELVEKLRTLIPRQLFDVPIQAAIGSRVIARETIRAIRKNVLAKCYGGDVTRKRKLLEKQKEGKARMKRIGSVEIPQEAFLAVLSLGGEASSQAQR encoded by the coding sequence ATGGTCGACCAGACGCGAATCCGGAACTTCAGCATTATCGCGCACGTCGATCACGGCAAGTCGACGCTGGCAGACCGCCTGCTCGAGGTCACGCAGACCATCAGCGATCGCGAGATGGTCGAGCAAGTTCTCGATTCGATGGATCTCGAGCGGGAAAAGGGCATCACGATCAAAGCGCGGGCTGTTCGCATGCAGTATCGAGCCCGCGATGGTGAGCTGTATATCCTCAATCTGATCGATACCCCTGGGCACGTCGACTTCTCGGCTGAAGTTTCTCGCAGCCTCGCCGCCTGCGAAGGTGCGCTCCTCGTCGTCGACGCGACGCAAGGGATCGAAGCACAGACGCTCGCGCATGGTATGCTCGCGATCGACCTCGGCCTGACGATCATCGGTGTCGTCAACAAGATCGATCTTCCCAACGCGATGCCCGAACAGGTGGCACAAGACCTCATGGAGCAGTTCGGGCTTCTTCCGGAGGAAGTCATCTTCGCCTCAGCCAAAGAAGGGATCGGCATCGAAGACATCCTCGAGGCGATCGTCCAGCGAGTTCCGCCACCGAGCGGCTCGCCCGAGGCACCGCTCCGGGCGCTCATTTTCGACTCGCACTACGATCCGTACAAGGGTGTGGTCGCCTACGTGCGTGTGGTCGACGGCACGCTGCGGGTCGGCGATCCGATCCGCATGATGGCGAGCCAAACGGTGGGAGAAGTCCTCGAGCTCGGCCAGTTTCGCCCGTTGATGACCCCCGTCGAAGAGCTCACAGCTGGCGAGGTCGGCTACGTTGCGACCGGACTCAAGGTCGTTCGCGATTGCCAGGTCGGCGACACGCTCACGCATGCACAACGCCCGGCAGCTGTTCCGCTGCCTGGTTATCGTCCGGTCAAACCGATGGTCTTTGCCAGCTTCTATCCGGTCAATAGCGACGATTACCAGGAACTCCGCGATGCGCTCGAGAAGCTCCGACTCAACGACGCAGCACTCGTCTTCGAGCCCGAATCGTCGGAAGCGCTCGGTTTTGGCTTCCGCTGCGGATTTCTGGGGCTCCTGCACATGGAGATCATTCAAGAGCGCTTGGAGCGGGAATATCAGCTCGAATTACTGGCAACCGCGCCGAGCGTTCAGTACGAGGTAGTCAAGCGCGACGGTAGCACGGTTTTGATCGATTCACCGGCTGAGATGCCGCCCGCCGGTGAGATCGAAGAGATCCGGGAACCGTGGGCCCGCGCGACGATTCTTACTCCGACTCGGTATATCGGGAACCTCATGGATCTGGTGACGAGCCGGCGTGGGCAACTCATCGAAATGGAGTACTTCGGCGAGGATCGTGTGCGCCTCACGGTCGAGGTTCCGCTGGCAGAACTGATCGTCGATTTTTACGACCAACTGAAATCGCGCTCGCAAGGCTATGCGTCACTGGACTATCAACTGATCGGCTATCGCCCGGGCGACCTGGTGAGGCTCGACATTCTCGTGCATGGACGCCGGGTCGATGCACTTTCGTTGATCTGCCATCGTGATCAAGCCTATGCGCGTGGACGGGAACTCGTCGAGAAGCTTCGGACATTGATCCCGCGACAGCTCTTCGACGTCCCGATCCAGGCAGCGATCGGCAGTCGCGTCATTGCCCGGGAGACGATCCGGGCCATCCGCAAGAACGTTCTCGCCAAATGCTACGGTGGCGACGTGACGCGCAAGCGGAAGCTGCTCGAAAAGCAAAAGGAAGGCAAGGCCCGCATGAAGCGGATCGGCAGCGTGGAAATCCCTCAGGAGGCGTTCCTCGCTGTCCTCAGTCTCGGTGGCGAGGCCTCGAGCCAGGCGCAGCGGTGA
- the murJ gene encoding murein biosynthesis integral membrane protein MurJ produces MVTSEQRTSPRLARATVIVAALFVVSRLFGLLREIVIAARFGTSSDYDAYVAAFRIPDLLFLVVMSGAFGSAFIPVYTELLAKRGREAAWKLANVLISFTLSAFVLTGLVTLLTADLLIRQLVAPGLSPAAQDLAANLTRVLILSPLFLGIGAAAKAMLEADSRFTEPAVAPLLYNAGIITGALLLAPKAGIFGLAYGVVLGAAAYAAVQLVSLYRSGWRFFFSLHRRVPGLQDVGALLGPRLLAQAAMQINLLILTNLASRVGHQSIAALQYAYQIFLLPHGVIALSLATVLFPTLAHYRSAGALDRLQETFTRSLSLALLATLPLIAVFLFFARSIVQTLFEFGAFTATSTTLVAAGLRWFAPGLIAYTVVELLTRLSYAFKDGRSPVIAAVGAVGANLILGTLLAQPLGHRGLAFSLALATTLEMLILVLLLRKHLSIQYRLVVVRLARALPALAVTTLAAWWFAPLLDRVTDPALGRSFAQLLVFSYTLGALGASYLLLGLACRQPDLVALARRFLHSLPQPAQNLIEAILGR; encoded by the coding sequence GTGGTCACGAGCGAACAGCGGACATCGCCACGACTTGCGAGAGCGACCGTTATCGTCGCGGCGCTCTTCGTCGTCAGCCGCTTGTTCGGTTTGCTTCGAGAGATCGTGATCGCTGCACGTTTTGGGACGTCTTCGGACTACGATGCCTACGTCGCGGCTTTCCGTATCCCTGACTTGCTCTTTCTCGTCGTGATGAGCGGCGCATTCGGCTCAGCGTTTATCCCGGTTTATACTGAACTTCTCGCGAAGCGTGGACGTGAAGCTGCCTGGAAGCTCGCGAATGTCTTGATCAGTTTCACGTTATCGGCTTTTGTCCTCACAGGTCTTGTCACGCTTCTCACGGCTGACCTGCTCATTCGCCAGCTCGTCGCACCGGGGTTGTCGCCGGCCGCGCAAGACCTTGCCGCGAATCTGACTCGGGTGCTGATCCTCTCACCGCTGTTTCTCGGGATCGGTGCCGCAGCGAAGGCGATGCTCGAGGCGGACTCCCGCTTCACGGAACCGGCCGTGGCGCCGTTGCTCTACAACGCTGGGATCATCACTGGCGCCCTTCTGCTCGCGCCGAAGGCTGGTATCTTCGGCCTCGCCTACGGTGTCGTTCTCGGTGCGGCTGCCTATGCAGCCGTGCAGCTCGTTTCCTTGTACCGCTCTGGTTGGCGATTCTTCTTTTCGCTCCACCGCAGAGTTCCTGGCTTACAGGATGTCGGAGCGCTTCTCGGACCCAGGCTCCTGGCCCAAGCAGCAATGCAAATCAATCTGTTGATTCTGACCAACCTCGCCTCGCGGGTCGGGCACCAATCGATCGCTGCGCTGCAGTACGCCTACCAGATTTTTCTCCTTCCGCACGGCGTCATTGCCCTGAGTCTTGCCACCGTCCTCTTTCCGACTCTGGCTCACTATCGCAGTGCCGGTGCACTCGACCGCCTCCAGGAGACGTTCACGCGCTCTCTTTCCCTCGCTTTGCTCGCGACACTGCCCTTGATCGCCGTCTTTCTCTTTTTCGCTCGGAGTATCGTCCAGACGCTCTTCGAGTTCGGTGCCTTCACCGCGACGTCGACGACACTCGTCGCGGCCGGGCTCCGCTGGTTCGCGCCAGGATTGATCGCCTACACCGTGGTCGAGCTCCTGACGCGACTCTCCTACGCGTTCAAGGACGGCCGTTCACCCGTCATCGCTGCTGTGGGTGCGGTCGGGGCGAACCTGATTCTCGGCACCCTGCTCGCCCAGCCGCTGGGGCATCGTGGTCTCGCTTTCAGTCTCGCGCTCGCGACGACGCTTGAAATGCTGATCCTGGTTCTGCTTCTCCGGAAGCATCTTTCGATTCAGTACCGACTCGTTGTCGTCCGCCTCGCTCGAGCGTTACCGGCTCTGGCGGTGACCACGCTCGCTGCCTGGTGGTTCGCACCGCTCCTCGATCGCGTCACTGACCCTGCACTGGGACGATCGTTCGCGCAGTTGCTCGTCTTCAGCTACACGCTGGGCGCGCTCGGAGCGAGTTATCTGCTTCTGGGGCTCGCCTGCCGCCAGCCTGACCTCGTTGCCCTCGCGAGGCGCTTCCTGCACAGCTTACCGCAGCCAGCGCAAAACCTCATCGAGGCTATACTTGGACGGTGA
- the rpsT gene encoding 30S ribosomal protein S20 produces MPNTKSAAKALRRSERRRIRNRYWRSTARTLIKKARKLIEAGDLEAAAKAVGDAISVLDRAAAKGVIHKNNAARRKSRLMKRFNALLKARLAQQAEQQGA; encoded by the coding sequence TTGCCGAATACGAAGTCTGCTGCTAAAGCACTGCGTCGTTCCGAGCGGCGGCGAATCCGGAACCGCTACTGGCGCTCGACCGCTCGGACGCTCATCAAGAAGGCGCGGAAACTGATCGAGGCGGGTGACCTCGAGGCGGCTGCGAAAGCAGTCGGTGATGCGATTTCCGTCCTGGATCGGGCTGCAGCCAAGGGAGTCATCCACAAGAACAACGCGGCCCGGCGGAAGTCCCGCCTCATGAAGCGTTTCAATGCCCTGCTCAAGGCTCGCCTCGCGCAACAGGCCGAACAGCAGGGGGCCTGA
- the holA gene encoding DNA polymerase III subunit delta, giving the protein MLTVLHGTSDLLKRERVQQLIAQEDPSGLSTSRFPAGTTVEAILSAACTPGFFGANRVIVAEHLLGANCTSGRIDRSLLSRLAELPASTHLVCLEELLPETALAQLRMSFGENLAVVECTTPRGHDLLRWVQDRAERYGVAIELDAARELLAMLGVAERAPSGSKSRTADTEEPIDLARLDAELAKLATAVFPEKVITRAVIHELVNPAEAPLGWELVDAVRRDRYDAVLRELARAEATGSAPEILLGQLASHLEAQLAALLTPHLPPDVVAAATGVPAGRIHQARRQAPQGGLGRVRELLLVLRAVDAGLKRGTLSDIEAALAAALAPPDRRTQPRPR; this is encoded by the coding sequence ATGCTCACGGTCCTGCACGGCACGAGTGACCTGTTGAAGCGAGAGCGCGTGCAGCAACTCATCGCCCAGGAGGATCCCAGCGGGCTCTCGACCAGTCGCTTCCCAGCCGGAACGACTGTCGAAGCCATTCTCTCGGCAGCGTGCACACCGGGATTCTTCGGAGCGAACCGGGTGATCGTAGCCGAGCATCTACTCGGGGCGAACTGCACGAGTGGCCGAATCGATCGTTCGCTCCTCTCTCGGCTCGCTGAACTCCCAGCTTCCACCCACCTGGTGTGCCTCGAGGAACTCCTCCCGGAGACCGCACTCGCGCAATTGCGGATGAGCTTCGGCGAGAACCTCGCAGTGGTCGAGTGCACGACGCCGCGTGGCCACGATCTCCTCCGATGGGTGCAGGATCGCGCTGAGCGGTACGGTGTGGCAATCGAGCTCGATGCAGCTCGTGAACTCCTTGCCATGCTCGGCGTGGCGGAACGAGCTCCGAGCGGATCGAAGTCCCGAACCGCGGACACCGAGGAGCCTATCGATCTCGCTCGCCTCGACGCGGAACTCGCCAAGCTCGCGACGGCGGTCTTCCCCGAAAAGGTCATCACGCGCGCCGTCATTCACGAGCTGGTAAACCCAGCGGAAGCGCCGCTCGGCTGGGAATTGGTCGATGCCGTTCGACGCGACCGTTACGATGCGGTTCTTCGGGAACTGGCGCGTGCGGAGGCAACGGGAAGCGCGCCGGAAATCCTCTTGGGACAACTCGCGAGTCACCTGGAAGCGCAGTTGGCAGCCTTGCTGACACCACATCTTCCGCCGGATGTCGTCGCTGCGGCAACCGGCGTGCCCGCCGGACGCATCCATCAGGCGCGGCGTCAAGCTCCTCAAGGGGGACTCGGGCGAGTCCGCGAACTCCTTCTCGTGCTCCGTGCCGTCGACGCCGGACTCAAGCGGGGCACACTCAGCGACATCGAGGCTGCGCTCGCGGCGGCACTGGCACCGCCAGACCGCCGAACGCAGCCTCGACCACGCTGA